The Candidatus Falkowbacteria bacterium genome has a window encoding:
- a CDS encoding HD domain-containing protein, whose product MKTLTSADAKKLALKILTEINPLDQREFLVVHSEKVGQVAKLIAQKLNIRSEVFEIAGWVHDIGYSKNSGTHANFAIPILKELGYEVDEILKDCILNHGNEGKPKTAEGKIFQLADKFSIFDLDVIKIILKHGTFPLKAEDIAFLKMMTDKSFELLKQFSD is encoded by the coding sequence ATGAAAACTTTAACTTCAGCAGACGCAAAGAAACTTGCGCTTAAAATACTCACTGAAATCAACCCCCTCGACCAAAGGGAGTTTTTGGTGGTTCATTCAGAAAAAGTTGGGCAAGTTGCAAAATTAATTGCCCAGAAATTAAATATTAGAAGTGAAGTATTTGAAATCGCTGGCTGGGTACACGATATTGGCTATTCAAAAAATTCTGGCACTCATGCAAATTTTGCAATTCCAATATTGAAAGAATTAGGTTATGAAGTTGATGAAATACTTAAAGACTGCATTTTGAACCACGGCAACGAAGGCAAACCAAAAACTGCTGAGGGCAAAATATTTCAATTAGCTGACAAATTCAGTATTTTTGATTTAGATGTAATTAAAATCATACTTAAACATGGAACCTTTCCACTAAAAGCCGAAGATATTGCTTTTCTAAAAATGATGACGGATAAATCGTTTGAATTATTGAAACAATTTTCCGACTAA
- a CDS encoding DUF84 family protein encodes MKIIIGTKNQAKTQAIKDVFEQVFSNLEITNEKFSSDVSEQPLSEEEGIKGALNRATHAKYKYPTADYCIGMEGYVNTNNYGMFLAGAVVIINNEGKAGIGLSAKMILPAFIQEKINEGQELGPLIKSLLNDTEGKIRHYDGTNGILSKGLYNRVDEFKDATKCALACFQSPEFYNENIN; translated from the coding sequence ATGAAAATAATTATTGGTACCAAAAACCAAGCCAAAACCCAAGCGATTAAAGATGTTTTTGAGCAAGTTTTTTCGAATTTAGAAATTACCAACGAAAAATTTTCTTCCGACGTTTCGGAACAACCGCTCTCAGAGGAGGAAGGAATAAAGGGAGCACTCAACAGAGCGACACATGCGAAGTATAAATATCCTACTGCTGATTATTGTATTGGAATGGAGGGTTATGTTAATACCAACAATTATGGTATGTTTTTGGCTGGAGCTGTAGTAATTATCAACAATGAAGGAAAAGCCGGAATTGGCTTAAGTGCCAAAATGATTCTTCCAGCTTTTATTCAAGAAAAAATTAACGAGGGACAAGAACTTGGTCCATTAATAAAATCGCTATTGAACGATACTGAAGGAAAAATTAGACATTATGACGGGACAAACGGAATTTTATCAAAAGGCTTATACAACAGAGTTGATGAATTCAAAGACGCTACTAAATGCGCTTTGGCGTGCTTTCAATCACCTGAATTTTATAATGAAAACATAAATTAA
- a CDS encoding HIT domain-containing protein, with the protein MDNCIFCEIITKKKPAKIIYENRDVLCFLPKKIEVHGHTLIVPKKHFQDLYDIPAKILCELTKATKFLTIEYQKSIKATGINLMHASGKDAQQSIFHFHFHLLPRFQNDSLDTWPKFKKIKVDNDELWQKLFPGVN; encoded by the coding sequence ATGGACAATTGCATATTCTGTGAAATCATTACCAAGAAAAAACCCGCTAAAATCATTTACGAAAATAGAGATGTACTTTGTTTTTTACCAAAAAAAATTGAAGTTCATGGTCATACACTTATAGTTCCAAAAAAACATTTTCAAGATTTGTATGACATTCCAGCAAAAATTCTTTGTGAATTAACAAAAGCTACAAAATTCCTAACCATTGAATACCAAAAATCCATAAAGGCAACTGGAATAAACTTAATGCATGCAAGCGGTAAAGATGCACAACAATCAATATTTCATTTTCATTTCCACTTACTTCCAAGATTTCAGAATGATAGTTTGGACACATGGCCAAAATTTAAAAAAATAAAAGTAGATAATGACGAACTGTGGCAAAAACTATTTCCTGGGGTAAACTAA